In Papaver somniferum cultivar HN1 chromosome 9, ASM357369v1, whole genome shotgun sequence, the genomic stretch ATTGATGGCCCGTACCACTCCAATCCTACATGTCAAAATTAGGACTTTAGTACTTTTCATAAAGCAAGACGAACTAAAATCAAGATAATTGGTGGCCCGTACCACTACAATCCTACTTGTCAAAATTAGGACTTTAGTACTTTTCATAAAGCAAGACGAATTAAAATCAAGATGAAGAGTGAAAATCTCCATTGCCTTCAATTGTCCAGGGAAGTTCTATCTACACTGTATAGAATATCCAGATATATATATGTATAGAATATACATGCTGGTTGTATATTTGACTATGTTGTATTTTCTTCAGTGTAAATCCCGTAAAACTGTTATATGGAGACATGATTTGATCAAAACTGTAAATATTATATATCAGTTGACTCAACATTCTCAAATTTCTTAACGGATTTTCTAAAAAAGTTGTTCGTTACCTTCTATAAGTCAGATTTCACGCATTTTCTTTGACTAGTATGGCAAATAGAAGATAATATGCTTTTCTAAGGTGACATTTCAGTATTCTTTATtggtatttttttcttctaaatttttACAGGGAGTTATGTTCTCTAACCATGTCCTAaattttgcttcaaaaaaaaaaaaaaaaaaatatcctaaATTTTTATAGGGAGTTATATTCTCTAACCATGTCCATGTGAACATGTCAAGTCCAAAAATGGATTCACCTCTGGTTGACCGCTTTTTGAGGATCTGGCATGGATGCATCGAATTCTTACATTTGAGATGTTGTTCACAAAATGCAACGTAAACCCTTTTTCACGGCTTAAATAAATCATCACCATAATTTTGTTTGGTTACAACTAATACAAATTAGTTAAAAAATCAGTTAAATTCGTTAACAGTTACTTTCCTTAATTCGTTAATCATGTGCCAGTTGTATTAGTCTGTTATATTTTCTCCTATAAATCTAACTTTCGTTCTCAGTTTTTGTTAAGACAGAGGTTTTGGTATTATTTTTAACTTTCTTGTTCAAATTTTCTTAAAACAGAGAATTTGGTGCTATCATTTTCTAAAATAATAGTACCAAAACCTCTGTTTTCAAATTCTTTCCAGGGCCTTTTGTAATGGGGAAATTAGCAAGTAGTTTCGCAAACCGGAGAACAAATGATATTATAAAAAATGGTGTGAGACTCTTGGTTGTTATTGGAATCATGTATACAGCAGAGACTGCCGATGCAGTTAATTTTGATTTGTCGCTAGGATTGTTTCAGTACCCCAACCCCGACGCTGATTCTAAACTAATTGAAGTGACAAAGTTGGTTAATGCTTCGCAGACAGGAGCCGGTAATGCCAAttttagacttttttgattcCGTATTTTTATCTTCTATGCAGTACTTATTTTAACAAACCATGCAATTGTTAATTTTTACTGCAACCAATTTTCGAATTATTTTGATGTGCTTCTCCTATTCAATTGTTTTATATTTCTTCCCCATGAAAATCAAACGACGCAATTTTTATCAACCAAAATAATTACTTTTATCGAACAACGCCCAGAAACATCTAGGATGCTGATAAGAAACAGAAACGAAAGTGATACACTTACCTTGGGTTGGATGGCGCGGCGTGTCTCGTAAGGGACAGTGGCCCACCCTCTCTCTTGTGGGACAGACCGCGGGATCCAAACGTGCGGTCCGTTTATACTTGTCCGAAACAAAAGTTGTCTTACTTTGGCTATTTTtgtttggtaattgctaaatttAATTAGACTCAATCGTAACTTGCTGCTATATAATAGACTCACTCAAGAACCCGTGCCCAAATAAAACCATTCTGAAGGCTAtcccaataaaacaaaaaaaaaggttctACATATCAAAATGGAGGATCTATATATCGAAATGTTGCAGTAAAACTGTCTATTATGAAGTAAtttgaacttttgattttttgtttactGTATTTTCTAATTGATATTTGGATGTTTGGGAAATAGTTTGTCTAGATGGAAGTGTACCGGCGATTCATTTCAGCGAAGGTTTTGAATCTGGTACTGATAATTGGCTTATTCACCTTGAGGTATACATATATAACTCTATTCTCCCTTTACATTCTCTCTAGGCTTCATTTCCTTTTAAGCACTACGTCAACGAGGAACCGATGGTCTGTCTGTAAGGACGGTGTTCAcaataccaaaaacaaaaatcaatccCAGAAGTTAAAAAACTATCAAATTTCATTTCCCAGAACCAATGGTCCGTCTGtactatttcaaaaaaaaaaaagaaagaaagaaaaattcttcccTCCCTCCCAAGTGTCGAGCAGCTTAAAATGCCTCAATAAATCAGAGTGGTGCAACTTATTTTATTGAACAAGTTTTTTCGGGACTAGTCGTTTGCTAGGTTAGCTAGAGCAATTTGctatttctggtgtttgtgcaTTCATGAccgttgttttttcttcttttgaagggTGGTGGCCAGTGCAGTTCACTAGAGGAATGTGCCGGTCGTACGACGAATGAAACTGGATCGTCGAATTTCATGACGCCAATGGGTTTTGCCGGCATTTTGAGTCGCAACAAGTCAAGAAATCCTGGTAAAACATTGTTTACATACTTGCCATCCTTCTGGTGTTCCGgagtttgtttttgtttcaagttAATGTTGTATTTATTCGTCACCGCTCGACACCGAACATTTTGATTTTCTTAGACGTGAACATGCTTTCTCTTATGTAGAGTTCTATAACTGGAACCGAGTAAAGGTACGCTACTGTGATGGTGCGTTTTTTGCTGGGAGTGCCAGCGGCGAAAATGAGGTGGTTTACATTCAAAACTTTATCCATTGTGCACTTTTCAAGTAGATATTCTCGTATGGTGGAAGGTACTAATACTTCCAGTTTTTTTTTGTGTCTTCTTTCGTAGGCTTCAAAAGCTAAAGGACTCTTCTTCAGAGGGCAGCTTATCTGGGACGTAGTTATGACCGAACTCCTAGGTTTAGGGATGGCTAATGCTAAACAGGTCTGTCGTTGAAGACACGTCAAGAAAAGTAATAATTTGGTAAACATTTGAATTTCTTGGGGCGTAGATTATAACGACACAGATCATGCAGGCTTTTCTTACAGGTTGCTCGGCTGGTGGATTGGCGACCCTCTTACACTGTGATAGTTTTGCAGAACTTTTTACTCCTGGCAAAGTTAATGTGAAATGTCTGTCAGATGCAGGGTTTTTCATCGACGAGTATGTATACAACACGATTATATATGTTTCAGCTTGTATCTTGTTTTCATTTCTTCGTTGTAACTTATGCTGCACTCGTTGCTGAAACTATAGGAAAGATTTTTCCGGTGCCAACAAAGTAGAATCTGTCTATCATGATGTCGTAACCTTACAGGTTTGCTTTGAACTCAACGCCTACTTGTATTCTTACAGATTTTCTGTTACATTTTGTGTAATTCACTTGAAGCTCTACCTTAGGGTATGGAGGCTAATTTGAACAAAGAGTGTATCTCGCAACTGAAACCATCCCCAGAAAGCCAGGTTCGTTGCCCAATCACTTAATATATATTTGCAGTATTTTGTGCTCTTTGCTGCCGCAAAAATTGGATGACATGCAGATCTTATGTCTTTTGAATTCCTATATCCCGATCCCAGTGTTTATTTCCTCAAAATTTTATCAACAACATAAAGACGCCGGTTTTCCTCGTAAATCCTATATATGATGCGGTTCAGGTAAAGAAACCGTAACATACCAATGTCCATTCATTTGCAAACTTGTATTTTCGAAACATGTCTCATGTTTTCGGTTCAATTGGTGTTCAGATGAGCCTTTTTTATATTCCACCTTCGTTACTAAATGATTGGTACCCGGCTTGTGCATTCAACTATGCTAATTGTACCAAAGCTCTGATCAAGGAACTTCAAGGTAATAACCCCTCGATCGTCTATTTACACATGATTCTAGAGTATTAGAGTAAAGAGTGTGACAAGGACTGCAACAAACAGATAGAAGAGACTGCGCAGTATACTCATTCCAACTTGATTGCTCATCCGTTTGCTTGTTTATAAACTATGATTCACAGACTTCGCAGGATTCCGGGGTTCCATGTTGAAGGCACTAAGCCAATATCAGGGGAAGAAAGATATGGGTATGTTCATAGATCCATGCTTTGCTCATTGCCAGACGGATACCGACAAATGGCATTTGCGTTCTCCGAAGATCAACGATAAGGTAAAACTTAACACGCCGATGCTTCGATAGTTAACTTTGCACATTTTATTCTAGGAGGTAAACCTATCAATCAATGGTGGCACTGATGCTCCAAGCCCATGCAATATTTTTAACCTTCTTGATTTTTCTGGCAGACCATCGCAGAAGCAGTGGGGGATTGGTATTTCAATAGAAAGACGGTACAGTATATCGACGATCGCGCATTAAGTGCCAATCCTACTTGCAATAACAAAGTGTATGAATCCAAGCTGGAACGCTTATTGCATTAACCATGAAGTTCGGTGGTGAGGTTGGATCCGGGGGGAATTACACAAAGCATTACAAGGTTGAATCCATTAGCAAGGGGCGCCTCGGAAAGAATTATTGTATTTTAattaaaaattatatatacaaaaataaagattTCCTTCTAttcttttttgttgtttatttttcttttttgatctaTAGAGAAAGGATTAGATTAATCAAAAAGTGGGGATATAAAAAGATTATACTATACCTTAAGTAGAGTACaaaaaagaagatggaaaaaaaccAACAACAGCAACATGACTGATAACAGGCCACCAAGTCCAGTGAGGATCGAATTAGATTTTAAACCATTTCTTATTTACATCAACAAAACTTACAAAATTATACTTTAAAATTGCTCGAGCTGAATGTCAGTATTTTCTTAGGGAATCTAATCTatttcaagtgtggaaaaatcatggaatgtcaagtctaatggcttccaagttggggttttccacagaaaatccaagcaaggttccaccgtttcgtggaagggttcgtggaatccacctgaacgccaataagaatagcattaaacgctattcttaatagcgctaagaaaacgctattaagaatagcgtttttttttgtccgtagatttaggatgagttgttgaaatctaacggctgagaaaaaaacgttattcttagtagcgtttttttagcgctattacTAATAGCttttttttagcgctattaagaatagcgttttcactattccaccactacacttgcacttccatccacggttccaaatgctgaggtggcatggaagatggaagatggaactcttccaccataagacttgctcttataatgtccgctcgactatatttggttttcCTCTTGGTcctagaccaaatatactctgagaTTTGGTTTTAGTCCGGGTTTTCTCTTTAGTCCGTCCCGCTGTGTCTGCTTTGTGGACCATCTTTATAGTTTTACTCGCCCGCTGTGGTTGCTTTAAGTAGAGTACaaaaaagaagatggaaaaaaaccAACAACAGCAACATGACTGATAACAGGCCACCAAGTCTAGTGAGGATCGAATTACATTTTAAACCATTTCTTATTTACATCAACAAAACTTACAAAATTATACTCTAAAATTGCTGGAGCTcaatgtcaggattttcttagggaatcactgacaaccgcggaataacggatcttgagatattatgatgaataataagtaaaccaagcacaagcaactataataatacgagaaagataattCAACTCACAATACACAAGATTTacagtggttcgaccaatacatacaacttgtatatattgtctacgtccacttcgagccgcaccaactcaaatccactatgaagaaaaacgattacaacgtcgtgtgaatcccagcaagcccttggttacaccgcaaaaattacccgagacgataaccttgtctcttgttcctcaccaatatgctctcataacgaaaaccctagctttagccctaaaagatatacaagaaatctctcaccgatctcttaatcgttttctacaccaTATAATTCTACAAggctaattacctatttatataggttacaaacttggccaccaagaatcctaaccggtttaggaaaccccttccctaaataaccacagataactttaggaaataataattagtcttcaataactaacaatatcccactttgaagactcattgattgtcttcaattcttcaactttggattgacggtgctaaaacatcttcatgtcagtgcggatcccctcccagatcctcattctgagagaccaactaaagccttgcagagctttagcttgtctgatgtaactcccttggtaaacatatccaccggattcttcgaaccaagaaacTTCTCGAGCTCCACCTCTctttcttctaagagatcccgaatgaaatgataacgaatatctatatgcttcgtcctagcatgataggctgagttcttggctaaatgtatagcgctttgactgtcgctaaacagaacactatctcgttgttcttttcccaactcatctaacaaacctcgtaaccaaatcatcttcttgctcgcttctgttactgctacgtactccgcttccgtagtagacaatgtcaccaacttctgtaaacgtgagttccaactcactgcagctgaccccatagtataaacgtaaccggtcgtacttcgccatttatctacatcacctgcgaagtatgaatccacataacccctcaagatagaaccacctCTTCCATAACACAAcggtacgtttgtgttacctctcaaatacatgagaatccacttcacagcttcccaatgttgttttccttggttgcttgcatatctactcactactcccactgcatgtgcaatatccggtctcgtgcacaccatagcatacattagactcccaatagccgaagaatatggtatgttagccatgtactcctttttttcatctgtcttcgcacactgcatacttgaaagacgaatctGACTTCCAAttggagaactaactggtttagcattctccatattgaaccttttcaacattcgttcaatatattcagcctgactaagcataagtacacccttagct encodes the following:
- the LOC113308102 gene encoding pectin acetylesterase 5-like is translated as MGKLASSFANRRTNDIIKNGVRLLVVIGIMYTAETADAVNFDLSLGLFQYPNPDADSKLIEVTKLVNASQTGAVCLDGSVPAIHFSEGFESGTDNWLIHLEGGGQCSSLEECAGRTTNETGSSNFMTPMGFAGILSRNKSRNPEFYNWNRVKVRYCDGAFFAGSASGENEASKAKGLFFRGQLIWDVVMTELLGLGMANAKQAFLTGCSAGGLATLLHCDSFAELFTPGKVNVKCLSDAGFFIDEKDFSGANKVESVYHDVVTLQGMEANLNKECISQLKPSPESQCLFPQNFINNIKTPVFLVNPIYDAVQMSLFYIPPSLLNDWYPACAFNYANCTKALIKELQDFAGFRGSMLKALSQYQGKKDMGMFIDPCFAHCQTDTDKWHLRSPKINDKTIAEAVGDWYFNRKTVQYIDDRALSANPTCNNKVYESKLERLLH